A genomic region of Methanobacterium sp. SMA-27 contains the following coding sequences:
- a CDS encoding translation initiation factor IF-2 subunit gamma gives MKVQSEINIGLVGHVDHGKTTLTKALSGIWTDTHSEETKRGISIRLGYADITFRRCTNCPAPQCFTTALVCSHCGEETSILRKVSFVDSPGHETLMATMLSGAAIMDGAVLVIAANEPCPQPQTKEHLMALDVIGVKDVIVVQNKIDIVSKERAIESYNEIKEFVKGTCADEAPIIPVSAQQGANIDILIEVIQETIRTPRRSLRKSPRMFVARSFDINKPGSSPDNIQGGVIGGTLVQGKLKVGDELEIKPGIQIKNKGKLEWMSLHSEITGLVAAGESVDEIGPGGLIGVGTKLDPALTKADSLSGSVAGKPGTLPPIMHSFTMKTQLLDRVVGTKEERKVDPIKSSELLMINIGTSTSVGVVTSARKNEVEVNLKLPVCAEEGQRVALSRRVGARWRLIGYGIIK, from the coding sequence GTGAAAGTACAGTCTGAAATAAACATAGGGCTAGTGGGACATGTTGACCACGGCAAAACAACTCTGACAAAAGCCCTATCCGGCATATGGACAGACACTCACAGTGAAGAGACAAAAAGGGGTATTTCAATTAGGTTAGGTTATGCTGATATAACCTTCCGTAGATGCACCAATTGTCCTGCTCCGCAATGCTTCACAACTGCACTTGTATGCAGTCACTGTGGAGAAGAGACCAGTATCCTTAGAAAGGTATCATTTGTTGATTCACCTGGACACGAAACACTGATGGCAACAATGCTTTCAGGTGCGGCCATAATGGATGGTGCTGTTCTTGTGATAGCTGCCAATGAACCATGTCCACAACCACAAACCAAAGAACATTTAATGGCACTGGATGTAATTGGTGTCAAAGATGTTATAGTGGTACAAAATAAGATAGACATTGTTTCAAAGGAAAGGGCAATAGAAAGCTACAATGAGATCAAAGAATTTGTTAAGGGAACATGCGCAGATGAAGCACCAATAATACCTGTTTCAGCACAGCAAGGTGCAAACATTGATATTCTAATAGAAGTTATCCAGGAGACTATAAGAACACCAAGGAGATCGCTCAGGAAATCACCAAGGATGTTTGTTGCAAGGTCCTTCGACATAAACAAACCAGGATCCAGTCCTGATAATATCCAAGGTGGAGTAATAGGTGGCACTCTTGTCCAGGGAAAACTCAAAGTAGGGGATGAACTGGAAATAAAACCCGGAATACAAATAAAAAACAAGGGTAAACTGGAATGGATGAGTTTACACTCTGAAATTACAGGCCTTGTAGCAGCAGGAGAGTCTGTTGATGAAATTGGTCCTGGAGGATTAATTGGTGTTGGTACAAAACTTGACCCTGCATTAACCAAAGCAGATTCATTATCAGGATCTGTTGCTGGAAAACCAGGAACATTACCACCAATCATGCACAGCTTCACAATGAAAACTCAACTCCTTGACAGGGTTGTTGGTACCAAGGAAGAACGTAAAGTTGATCCAATTAAATCATCTGAACTCCTCATGATAAACATAGGCACTTCAACATCTGTTGGTGTGGTAACCAGCGCAAGGAAAAATGAAGTTGAAGTCAATCTCAAACTACCAGTTTGTGCCGAGGAAGGGCAAAGAGTTGCACTCAGCAGACGTGTAGGAGCAAGGTGGAGGTTAATTGGATATGGTATCATCAAATAA
- a CDS encoding 30S ribosomal protein S6e, with the protein MAFKLVISEGEKSHQVEVESAESKKLIGLIIGEEFDASLVGLAGYKLKITGGSDKNGFPMKKDVDGQRRIKSLLAGGIGFNPKRDGQRRRKTVRGNTVSNDIVQINTIVTQKGEKDISAILESEE; encoded by the coding sequence TTGGCATTTAAATTAGTTATTTCAGAAGGCGAAAAAAGCCACCAAGTCGAAGTAGAATCTGCAGAGTCAAAAAAACTCATTGGATTAATAATCGGTGAGGAATTCGATGCTTCTCTTGTTGGTTTAGCTGGATACAAGCTCAAAATTACCGGTGGAAGCGATAAAAACGGTTTTCCAATGAAAAAAGATGTAGATGGACAGAGGAGAATAAAGAGTCTTCTGGCCGGCGGTATCGGTTTTAATCCAAAAAGAGATGGACAGAGAAGAAGAAAAACTGTTCGTGGAAACACTGTATCCAACGACATAGTGCAGATCAACACTATTGTTACCCAGAAGGGTGAGAAGGATATAAGTGCAATTTTAGAAAGTGAGGAGTAA